Proteins encoded together in one Pseudopipra pipra isolate bDixPip1 chromosome 23, bDixPip1.hap1, whole genome shotgun sequence window:
- the SCN3B gene encoding sodium channel regulatory subunit beta-3, which translates to MAALPPMLWASSLVLVLWAGVCSAVCVEVPSETEAVQGTDMKLLCISCMKREEVTASTVVEWYYRPEGGKDELIYEHRKTNQEFQTRFSGRIQWNGSKDMQDVSITVVNVTLNDSGIYTCNITREFEFEIHRPLFTSSRLIHLTVVEEAGEDFTSVISEIMMYILLVFLTLWLLIEMVYCYRKVSKAEEAAQENATDYLAIPSENKENCAVPVEE; encoded by the exons ATGGCTGCGCTGCCGCCGATGCTCTGGGCGTCCTCGCTCGTGCTGGTGCTCTGGG CTGGTGTTTGTTCTGCAGTCTGTGTTGAAGTCCCATCTGAGACAGAGGCTGTCCAAGGAACAGACATGAAGCTGCTCTGCATCTCCTGCATGAAGAGGGAAGAGGTCACGGCCAGCACGGTGGTGGAATGGTACTACAGGCCCGAGGGTGGAAAGGATGAGCTC ATCTACGAGCACAGGAAAACCAACCAAGAATTCCAGACCCGCTTCAGCGGTCGGATACAGTGGAACGGGAGCAAAGACATGCAGGACGTGTCCATCACCGTGGTTAATGTGACCCTGAACGACTCTGGCATCTACACCTGTAACATCACCCGGGAGTTCGAGTTCGAGATCCACCGGCCCCTCTTCACCAGCTCCCGGCTCATCCACCTCACCGTGGTGGAGGAGG CTGGAGAAGACTTCACCTCTGTCATCTCAGAAATTATGATGTATATTCTGCTGGTCTTCCTCACCCTGTGGCTGCTGATAGAAATGGTCTATTGCTACAGGAAAGTCTCCAAGGCAGaggaggctgcccaggaaaaTGC GACAGACTATCTTGCGATTCCatcagaaaacaaggaaaactgtGCCGTGCCTGTGGAGGAATAG